TGACTCGCCGGCAAACTGGAAAACTGCGTTTCGCAGCTTTTATTACGCAAATGCCGACGCGCCGGATGATCCTGTATTGGATCCATCGTCCACCGCGCTGCTGGTTATCGACATTCAGAACACTTATCTGGAGGTTCCGGAAGACAGGATTGAGGCAACGCGCTGGAGGCCCTTCTTCGACCGCATGAATCAAACCGTTATCCCCAACACAGGGCGCCTGCTTGATTGGGCTCGCAATGCGGGGATCGAGGTGATCTTTGCCCGGATCGCCTGTCAGACTGCTGATGGTCGTGATCGGTCGCTGAGTCAAAAAAAACCGGGATTCAATTATCTGCTGCTACCGAAAGAACGTGATGACAGTCAGATTGTGCCGTCACTGTCGCCGCTGGGTGATGAAATCGTGTTGACCAAGACGACAGACAGTGCACTCACTGGTACAAACCTGCGGCTGATTTTGCACAATATCGGGATCA
This portion of the Fuerstiella sp. genome encodes:
- a CDS encoding cysteine hydrolase, with translation MSDSPANWKTAFRSFYYANADAPDDPVLDPSSTALLVIDIQNTYLEVPEDRIEATRWRPFFDRMNQTVIPNTGRLLDWARNAGIEVIFARIACQTADGRDRSLSQKKPGFNYLLLPKERDDSQIVPSLSPLGDEIVLTKTTDSALTGTNLRLILHNIGITDVIVTGIFTDQCVSSTVRSLADESFRVLVVHDACAAATDQLHERELEIINMIYCHVVSHADLDGFLK